In a single window of the Saccharothrix australiensis genome:
- a CDS encoding YihY/virulence factor BrkB family protein: MAHAPDAPTQLPGRSWWAVLKRTVEEFGDDGLTDWAAALTYYAVLSLFPGLLLLTSLLGLLGPDATRSVKDSLDLLGPGEAQQLISDGIDNLQRSSGVAGPLAIVGLVTALWSASGYVGAFMRAANSIYDVEEGRPFWKVIPLRLALTVGVVVLLALTALGVTLTGGVAAWLGEVLGLGATVVTVWDIAKWPVLLLLASLAIGLLFWASPNVRQPSWLWITPGGLLAVLAWVAASAGFALYVANAGSYNKTYGSLAGVIVFLVWLWISNLALLLGAELDAELERGRRMAAGQSDGRDPVAPPRDTQAMN; encoded by the coding sequence ATGGCGCACGCACCCGACGCACCGACGCAACTGCCCGGCCGCTCCTGGTGGGCGGTCCTCAAGCGGACGGTCGAGGAGTTCGGCGACGACGGCCTCACCGATTGGGCCGCCGCGCTGACCTACTACGCGGTGCTGTCGCTGTTCCCCGGCCTCCTGCTGCTCACCTCGCTGCTCGGCCTGCTCGGCCCGGACGCCACGCGGTCCGTCAAGGACAGCCTCGACCTGCTGGGCCCCGGCGAGGCCCAGCAGCTGATCTCCGACGGCATCGACAACCTCCAGCGCTCCAGCGGCGTCGCCGGGCCGCTCGCGATCGTCGGCCTGGTCACCGCGCTGTGGTCGGCCTCCGGGTACGTGGGCGCGTTCATGCGCGCGGCGAACTCGATCTACGACGTCGAGGAGGGCCGCCCGTTCTGGAAGGTGATCCCGCTGCGGCTGGCGCTGACCGTCGGCGTGGTGGTGCTGCTGGCGCTCACCGCGCTCGGCGTCACGCTCACCGGCGGGGTGGCCGCGTGGCTGGGCGAGGTGCTGGGGCTCGGCGCGACCGTCGTCACGGTGTGGGACATCGCGAAGTGGCCGGTGCTGCTGCTGTTGGCCAGCCTCGCGATCGGCCTGCTGTTCTGGGCGTCGCCGAACGTGCGCCAACCGAGCTGGCTGTGGATCACGCCGGGCGGGCTGCTGGCGGTGCTGGCGTGGGTCGCGGCCTCCGCCGGGTTCGCCCTGTACGTGGCCAACGCCGGTTCTTACAACAAGACCTACGGCTCGCTGGCCGGCGTGATCGTGTTCCTGGTCTGGCTGTGGATCTCGAACCTGGCGTTGCTGCTCGGCGCGGAGCTGGACGCCGAACTGGAACGCGGCCGGCGCATGGCGGCCGGCCAGTCCGACGGCCGCGACCCGGTCGCGCCGCCGCGCGACACTCAGGCGATGAACTGA
- a CDS encoding acetoacetate decarboxylase family protein translates to MHQEAHPPEPWDLRGDGWVSAWLVRSSALPALPAPTRPLTLLGVALVCTAFADYRPGGVLAYHELVAVVPVRRGARIGLSITHAWVDSAASRAGGRALWGIPKEAARFEVDPRGSASAHDGRRAVASVRLGGPVRWRLPVRARASVWQGVPGGVARTPLRYRGGVGFARLSWRVDPAGPLGWLRAARPLFGLALTDFRLRFGPRRSRSSRG, encoded by the coding sequence GTGCACCAGGAAGCTCATCCGCCGGAACCGTGGGACCTGCGCGGCGACGGCTGGGTCTCGGCGTGGCTGGTGCGGTCGTCGGCGCTGCCCGCGCTGCCCGCCCCGACCAGGCCGTTGACGCTGCTGGGCGTCGCGCTGGTGTGCACCGCGTTCGCCGACTACCGGCCGGGCGGCGTGCTCGCGTACCACGAGCTGGTCGCCGTGGTCCCGGTGCGGCGCGGCGCGCGGATCGGCCTGTCGATCACGCACGCCTGGGTCGACAGCGCGGCCTCGCGGGCAGGTGGGCGCGCGCTGTGGGGCATCCCGAAGGAGGCGGCGCGCTTCGAGGTGGACCCGCGCGGCTCCGCGTCGGCGCACGACGGGCGTCGCGCGGTGGCGTCCGTCCGGCTCGGCGGGCCGGTGCGGTGGCGGCTGCCGGTTCGCGCGCGGGCGTCGGTGTGGCAGGGCGTGCCGGGTGGCGTGGCGCGGACGCCGCTGCGGTACCGGGGCGGGGTCGGGTTCGCGCGGCTGTCGTGGCGCGTCGACCCGGCCGGGCCGCTGGGGTGGCTGCGGGCGGCCCGGCCGCTGTTCGGGCTGGCGCTCACCGACTTCCGGCTGCGGTTCGGTCCCCGCCGGTCCCGGTCGTCGCGCGGATGA
- a CDS encoding MEDS domain-containing protein: MTHSGEPGPDRRGSAVAVRRSCGHGRHEHLCWSYGEPSEFTGRAGRFLADGLALGQRVRLVGAGDADALTALLRGTAGLGAALDSGAAQVVPPAASHAVTDPEALVAAHAAATEEALADGYTGLRVVAEATALVRTPAHLAALLRYEYLVDRYMVGRPFAAMCGYDRAELGEDVMAQLVGVHPRANRPGPFRLHAGHVPDAAVQLGGELDFSGDELLATLLARVDPEPSNGEFVVHAPDLTFIDHHGLLTLAAHARRRGATAVLRTGWAGAARVVALLDLPDVRVEPLS; encoded by the coding sequence ATGACGCACAGCGGTGAACCCGGACCGGACCGGCGCGGGTCGGCGGTGGCCGTCCGGCGGTCGTGCGGGCACGGGCGGCACGAGCACCTGTGCTGGTCGTACGGCGAGCCGAGCGAGTTCACCGGCCGCGCCGGGCGGTTCCTCGCCGACGGGCTCGCCCTCGGGCAGCGCGTCCGGCTCGTCGGTGCCGGCGACGCCGACGCCCTGACCGCCCTGCTGCGCGGCACGGCGGGGCTCGGCGCGGCGCTCGACAGCGGTGCGGCGCAGGTCGTCCCGCCCGCCGCGAGCCACGCCGTCACCGACCCGGAGGCCCTGGTCGCCGCCCACGCCGCGGCCACCGAGGAGGCCCTGGCGGACGGCTACACCGGTCTCCGCGTGGTCGCCGAGGCCACCGCCCTCGTGCGGACCCCCGCGCACCTGGCCGCGCTCCTGCGCTACGAATACCTGGTGGACCGCTACATGGTGGGTCGCCCGTTCGCCGCGATGTGCGGCTACGACCGGGCGGAACTGGGGGAGGACGTCATGGCGCAGCTCGTCGGTGTGCACCCCCGCGCCAACCGGCCGGGCCCGTTCCGGCTGCACGCCGGGCACGTGCCGGACGCGGCCGTCCAGCTCGGCGGCGAACTCGACTTCAGCGGCGACGAACTGCTGGCGACCCTGCTGGCGCGCGTGGACCCCGAGCCGTCGAACGGCGAGTTCGTGGTGCACGCGCCCGACCTGACGTTCATCGACCACCACGGCCTGCTGACCCTGGCCGCGCACGCCCGGCGGCGGGGCGCGACCGCCGTGCTGCGCACCGGCTGGGCAGGCGCGGCGCGCGTCGTCGCCCTCCTCGACCTCCCCGACGTGCGGGTGGAGCCCCTCTCATGA
- a CDS encoding anti-sigma factor RsbA family regulatory protein, producing MTAPADELFVHPALFYGSAEEYLAALVPFAVDGLAAGQPVAIAVPGRKLDLVRDGLGADARHVTLLDMAQEGRNPGRIIARVLRRFADRHRDRHVRIVGEPIWAGRSGVEYPACAQHEALINAAFAGRDVTILCPYDTSELDDRALADARATHPVIWEAARRYASDHYAPDAVVARYNEPFPDPGEGVVVITGTAGLGEARRLAVRHAVAAGLPEDRVADLELIVTELTTNSLRHTDGPSRLAVRREHDHLVCEVRDTGRLADPLAGRRPAEPGQPSGRGLLLVNDLADLVRVHTGVDGTTVRALLRLDG from the coding sequence ATGACCGCGCCCGCGGACGAGCTGTTCGTCCACCCCGCCCTGTTCTACGGCTCGGCCGAGGAGTACCTCGCCGCGCTGGTCCCGTTCGCCGTCGACGGCCTCGCCGCCGGCCAGCCGGTCGCCATCGCGGTGCCGGGGCGGAAGCTCGACCTGGTCCGGGACGGCCTCGGCGCGGACGCGCGGCACGTCACCCTGCTCGACATGGCGCAGGAGGGGCGCAACCCCGGCCGGATCATCGCGCGGGTGCTGCGCCGGTTCGCCGACCGGCACCGCGACCGCCACGTGCGGATCGTCGGCGAGCCGATCTGGGCAGGCCGCTCGGGCGTGGAGTACCCGGCGTGCGCCCAGCACGAGGCGCTGATCAACGCGGCCTTCGCCGGCCGCGACGTCACCATCCTGTGCCCGTACGACACGTCCGAACTGGACGACCGCGCGCTGGCCGACGCCAGGGCGACGCACCCGGTGATCTGGGAGGCCGCGCGGCGCTACGCCAGCGACCACTACGCGCCCGACGCGGTGGTGGCCCGCTACAACGAGCCCTTCCCGGACCCCGGCGAGGGGGTCGTGGTGATCACCGGCACGGCGGGGCTGGGCGAGGCCCGGCGGCTCGCGGTGCGGCACGCCGTGGCGGCCGGGCTGCCGGAGGACCGTGTGGCCGACCTGGAGCTGATCGTCACCGAGCTGACCACGAACAGCCTGCGGCACACCGACGGGCCGAGCCGGCTGGCGGTGCGGCGGGAGCACGACCACCTGGTGTGCGAGGTCCGCGACACCGGGCGGCTGGCCGATCCGCTGGCGGGTCGTCGGCCGGCGGAGCCGGGGCAGCCGTCGGGGCGGGGTCTGCTGCTGGTGAACGACCTGGCGGACCTCGTCCGCGTGCACACCGGGGTCGACGGTACGACCGTGCGGGCCCTGCTGCGCCTGGACGGGTGA
- a CDS encoding DUF6292 family protein encodes MDEEFDEAVALELRRYVKRVTGALGLGGDCSYIDAGPPANAYLALDGRLPSFPDRDVALLWDEEHGWSAALETQSGLDLVTVAYLHGSLVPPPAAVARFAHRLLRGEHPGDPRAVRLATPGDQRTRLLPLLRAANRDGARLLPLRVSLDRPVRSGTKVRGGLAVDVPREAVEEASRHTV; translated from the coding sequence GTGGACGAGGAATTCGACGAAGCGGTGGCGCTGGAGTTGCGGCGCTACGTCAAACGGGTCACCGGCGCGCTGGGGCTCGGTGGCGACTGCTCCTACATCGACGCGGGCCCGCCCGCCAACGCCTACCTCGCGTTGGACGGCCGGCTGCCGTCGTTCCCCGACCGGGACGTGGCGCTGCTGTGGGACGAGGAGCACGGGTGGTCCGCGGCGCTGGAGACGCAGAGCGGGCTGGACCTCGTGACGGTCGCCTACCTGCACGGGTCGCTCGTGCCGCCGCCGGCCGCGGTCGCGCGGTTCGCGCACCGGCTGCTCCGCGGCGAGCACCCCGGCGACCCGCGCGCCGTGCGGCTGGCCACTCCGGGCGACCAGCGGACCCGGCTGCTGCCCCTGCTGCGGGCGGCCAACCGGGACGGCGCACGCCTGCTGCCCCTGCGGGTGTCGCTCGACCGCCCGGTGCGGTCCGGTACGAAGGTTCGCGGCGGCCTCGCCGTGGACGTGCCGCGCGAGGCCGTCGAAGAGGCTTCCCGCCACACCGTGTGA